The Juglans regia cultivar Chandler chromosome 6, Walnut 2.0, whole genome shotgun sequence genome contains the following window.
TAATTCATGTTTTCTGCTAGCTCTATAGTAATGTGAATTTCAAGTAGCATCATCTCTTCTTAATGAATAGAAGCTACTTTTACTGATTACATAGTTATTGTAGGTATTGGAGTGAATAGCCTTTTACCGGCGAGTAAAAAGCATTCGAGAAAAGATTGGACACTTGCCATGGACCGATATTTTGTCAAGCTTATGTTGCACCAACTTAAAAAAGGCCATAAGGTCCACAATACATTCAAAAACCAAGCATGGAAAGATATGCTCACTTTGTTCAATGGGAAATATGGAACAAAATATGGTAGAAGTTTCTTAAAACACCGTTATAAGAAACTATTTAAGTACTATACCGATATGAAGAGACTACTTGAGGTAAAAGGGTTTTCATGGGATGAAAAGCAACAAAAGATAGCAGCAGCCGATTATGCATGGGATACTTATATCAAGGTACACTGTTTTGACCATTTGGTTATTAGGATTCATGTTTTCAATTGTCTTTTGCACTTACAATTGCCAATGTAGGCACACCCAGATGCAAGTCAATATAGGAAGAAGACCTTGCTAAACTGTAGAGATTTGGAATTGATATTTGGAAATGCTGTCAGCAATGGACATTTTAGTCATTTTCAGCGAGGAAAAAATTTTGAAGGTGATCTTATACAACTCAAGACTGGTGTCATTTTATATcaaaacgataaaaaaaaatgttggaggACCTTTAGTATACAACCTGTATTCCTCAGGCTACCACTCTTAAAATTCGTTAATACTAGTTTTCTTTtcctatgaaaaaaaagaatgctGGGGGTTCATCTTTATGTTTCCATTTGGGATTTTTTAGATCATTTTGATGGTAGGTATCAAACTTCATAAAACTGTATTTTATCATATACAGGTTTAATGAGACAGATGGGTATACAGCATAATggttatattttctctttaatgtaatttttattttttaaggttCCTGCTTTTTCATTACATAGCTGTAGGCATGAGAAGTTCAGTAAGATGCATGAAATTATTAGTCTTGTTagtaatttctttaaattttctcTTAGGGTGAGAGAATTATTGAGCTGCTGATATTGATATTGTTATGTGCCAGGGCAAAGGAGCAATGCAATTGCTGTGAAATTGGATGATTAATATTTGAATGACGGCTACTATAACACTTGCTTCATATATTATCTATGTTTGAAATTTCTAATGTTTTGTTGAGAGATTAATCATCCCCATAAATCTATCTTATCATTCCTGCAGTTGAAGAAAAGGAGGGCCATTCCTCTGCTGGTAGCGAATGCCAGAGAATGATTTGGACATCCCCAATGGATCGTTACTTCATTGAATTATTACAAGACCAGGTGCTTAGTGGGAATAAAATTGGTCATGGATTTGTAGCTGAGGCTTGGATTGAAATGGTCAAATTGTTCAATGCAAAGTTTGGCACTCACTATGACAAAGATGCTCTGAAGAATAGATACAAACATTTAAGAAGGCAATATAATGACATAAAGGTTCTTCTTGAACAAGGTGGATTTTCTTGGGATGAAACAAGAGAAATGGTAACGGCTGAGGATTACGTCTGGGATTCTTATACTAAGGTGAATTGCCACCTTTCCCATTCTTATATCTTTTAGAATGAGTTGTTTTACTATGTGCCTTTTGTATGATATTTGCAGGTGCATCCTGATGCCCGGTCTTATAAAAATACATCTGTCCCAAGCTATCACAAATTATGTGTTATATATGGTGAGGAAGTTTCTAATGGGAGACACAGTGTTTCAGCATGCAATGCAGATCTTGAGAGTGAAGATCCAGATTTGATGATTGGTATGTTTCTTTTTTCAGCAGTGCAGAGCTTCccaaataatttaagaattttatCGTCTGCTTCTTATTTTTCCATTATGTTATTTCTAACTTAAAATCAGTCTCCTCATACTCCCATTATGTTGTTCTTAACCTAAAATATCTGTTtggtttcaaattataaaaaaaatccatctcctttccttttcattatTGCCATATCTGCTGATTGCTATCCCAATTTTGATGTCTCAGAAACCTAATTCTTATTTATGtgtaagggtttttttttttcatcagtaTGTGTAAGGGTATTTGAACCCTAGCATttgacaaaaagtaaaaagagaatTATCAGTTGCATTATTGAATTTATTCTCTCTGAAATacacgtttatttttatattaacatACAAAATCTCTGGTTTGCAAAAGGAGAGGACATCCAATGTAATGCAAACAGTGAATTTTCAAGAACACATTGGACACCTTCAATGGATCGATACCTCATTGACATTATGCTAGAGGAAGTACATAAGGGGAAGAAGATCGATTTCACTTTCAAGAATCAAGCATGTATAGATATGGTTATGTTGTTCAGGGACAGATTTGCCCTACATTATGACAAAGACTTCCTGAAGATTCATtatagaagtttggaaaagcaGTACTATGATATGAAAAATCTTCTCGACCAGAGTGGGTTTTCATGGGATGAAACACGGCAAATGGTCACAGCTTATGGTGATGTTTGGGATGCTTATTTAAAGGTGCATTTTGTCAACTTATTTTAGTCTTATATGTCAGTTTCAATTATATGTGGATAACACTGTGTGTGTGTAGGAAAACCCAGATGCAAAATCATACAGAAACAAGCCAAAGCCAAACTACAATGATTTGTGCTTGATTTATGGAAATCCAGTTTCTGATAGAGGGTGTTACCAATCAGGTCAAGATATTGGCTGTAATGGTGTTGGTGAGATTTTGTTTTGACAAGCTTAAAGTAAcgtggcatatatatattttttaatttttgtctttGATACTTGGACTGTACTTGGTGTACAATTAGTAATAGGCTTGTTCAATGTGTCTGAATATACTGTTTTAATGAGTAGccagagattttattttttccatatttataTTGTTCAGAATTTTCTGAAGGTGCCAGGCTTAGCAATAGCCATCACTGGAGAACTGATTGGACGCCGCCAATGGATCGATATTTTATTGATCTTATGTTAGAGCAGGTATGCAATGGAAGTATTGTTGATCATAAATTCAACAAGCTAGCCTGGAGCGATATGGTTTCAAAGTTTAGTGCAGAATTTGGGTATCAGTATGACAAAGATGTCCTGAAAAGTCGTTTTATGAATTTGAGGAAGCGATTCAACGATATGAAAACTCTACTTGACCATAGCGGATTTGCTTGGGATGAAATGCAGCAGATGATAACTGCTGAAGATGATCTATGGCATGGTTACGTCAAGgtgatctttttgttttcttttttaataagtatgtCAAGATGATCCTTAAGAATTCACATTACATAAAAACTCTAAGTTCCCAGCAGCTTACAGATAGTTTCTGCAGGAGCATCCTGATGCCCGAACATATCGCAATAGAACTCTACCAAATTtcaatgatttgttttttatctACGGAAGTGAAAACACTGGCAAAAGGAGTAATTACTCAAGTCACACTATGGAAGCTGAGGACTGTATGCTGGGAGTAAAtattggtctctctctctctctctctctctctctctctctctctctctctctctctctctctctcatttgcaATACTACCTATAGGTAGACAAGACTGGTACAATCTATTTAGGATCACCAGAAACTTTTAAGGTACATGCATCAATTCTGAAGGGCCATGTGAAAATTGCACTAACGTGTGTAATTACGGGTGCCATAGTTTGTCTAAATTAGTGTTGTAATAAGTAATAGTTCTATTTCCTGAGCATTGAAATCTATGGATTTCAAGTAATGTTTGAAACCTTTGTTTTTGTTGAACAGTATTAAACTACATAAttacttcattttttctttggtACCATATGCATGTAGAATAAATTCTCTCACCTAATGtcagttttttgaatttgtaggTGAAGAGGATGACCAATCTCCTGCTAATAGTGATCCTCTAGGGATAAACTGGACAAGGCAAATGGACCGTTATTTTATTGACCTCATGTTAGAGCAGCTGCACAGAGGAAATAAGATTTATGGGACTTACAACGAGCAAGCTTGGACCTGGATGATTGCGTCATTCAATAAAAAGTTCGGACTTATTTGTGACAAAGATGTGCTGGAAGATCGCTATTTGAGTTTGATGAAAGAGTATACAGATGTCTTGAATCTCCTCAATCATTATGGCTTTGCTTGGGATGAAATAGACCAAACACTGATAGCTGATGATGATGTTTGGATGGCGTATATCAAGGTACCATTCTTTCTTATTCCTAATATGTTGCTATAGTATATGGGTGTTCCAAGGTGCCTCTGGTATCTCAACGCACAATATGGTACACACATGCATCCACACACGCCTTTTTACTGTAGTGCTGAACATAGTCGTACTGATTGTAGATCAGCGAACTGGATAACTTGAGTAGCTTTctcttaaaatgattttttgcagGAGCATCCTGATGCAATTGCATACCGAGATAGGATCTTAGATGGTTATAGTGATTTGGGCTTGATTTATGGAAATGACAGTTGGAATGGTAGAACAAGTAGTTTGGACATAAAATTCGAAACCGACAATAATGCCTTTGGGATGGGGATCAATGATGTGGGAGACATGCAATCTCCATCTGGGGAATTTGAAATGTCtcggaagagaaaaaagagaaaatccgCGAGTTCATCAACCTCAGCATGCACTCAAAAAGTTCAGAGAACACTTGGGGAGGAGATACAAGAAGCAGCTGAGGAGAAGTCATGTCTAGTCAAAACTCACGGGGGTGCTGAAGAGGACAAAGACTACAGCTCAATAGAATGTATTGTTGCAGCACTTCAAACTGTTCCAGACATGGATGACGAGCTCTTCTTGGAGGCTTGTgaacttttggaagatgagagAAAGGCCAAGATGTTTGTGGCCATGGATGTCACTGCACGGAGGAAGTGGTTACTGAAGAAGCTTCGACGGTAGGATCTGTATGGTTAAGTGCAAGTAACTTCCATTTTTTGTATGTAATTTCCTCGCagaaattgtaattattttctaaatgcCCGGGTGTTTTTGGGTATATTGTTAGATGTAGTATTAGGGTGTGCAAGCTCCGCGCACTCTTTAAAAAGGGTGAggttcaccattaaaaaattattttttcatgtaggtcatatatttactcactttttacAAAGAGAGTGCACGAGACTTGTATATCTTAGGACTGCAAATATTAGTTCCCTTTGATTGGAAAGAAATCAGCTTGTTTGATGATTATGGCTGAAAATCGACCCCCTTAGTTTGGTGGGTGAGAGGGTCAAACGAGCACCGATCGATCTTTCCTCCATCTGGGCTCCGACCGGATTGCACCATGGTGTTCTTCTTGCTCTCGGGCATCGATCCTATCGCCTCCCGGTATGGTCCAATGATTTGATCACTTTGGacttcaaacttaaaaaaataaactctaaaAATCACTTGTTTTACTCAAAGTTTGTActataatatacatatacaaattccattttttccaaataaaaattgaaagtcaGATTTGGAACATCAACGACAATGAAGATGATGCAAAGAGGAGAGAATCAGAGAGGAGGGAGGCACAAGACGTGATAGACACTTTGAGAGAGCTGTTGATATCTACCAGtgtattgttttgaaattatcgAGATAGATGATGCTGTCgcttaatatttattgatgtgacGATCTACATTATTTcaacttaaataattaaattcataatcatTTTGTATGATGTGacttaataagaataaaactcttttttcttaGTATACTAATCACGAAAGAAAAACCCTAAGCTTCTCTCTAATCCCATCGATGCATCTCTTTTTCTTCAAGTTCGGCCTTGGcttgattttgatataaaaagtattttattttatcaaatcattataattttttttatatttttatacaaaatataataaataatttaattttttcaaatatcaaaataataataatattaaaataatattttatttaattttccaCTTAATTCATTGTCGAAACCAGCTACAAGGGGCATAGCCTCCGTGTGTTGGCATGATCACACGTGTGCATTGTGGCGCTGTCTATGTAGCTACATTATCGTCGGCGTTGTCCTTCATGTGTCGGCATTATcctaactaataatttcaaagaaACTACGTGCAAAACAACCAACTATTGTCTTTATTAATGGTATTGCAGTCCGTTAGGCAGATTGTAACAActaatttatttaagattttttttttttgggtgagaAATGAGTAGAGATGTCGGTTGTTGAGGAACCCTACCCCTCCTATGTATTTATCTTCAAGAGGTACAACTTGAACTCCCATGGCTTAACATAAATGCTAAATAccctatatattattttacaagaGGAGTGCTAatgctataaataaattatataaaaataattttataaactgacgtaattttatataatctgtcaaatttattttacaataaaaataattttataatttgataaattatatcaaactatatcaatttataaaattatttttatataatcaatttatgactaaaatatttctcattttacaATTAAGTCTTAGAGCATTCATAATGactcatgtaaaatataaagaaagttgTTCcaatagattttgtattttgaaatttattttacattttactaTAATAATCCTTTAAATGTAGAAGATACTATTCACAAttctaaaattcttttaattattttctcccttctttaaaaattcattagtaattaaaaaaaatatttgaactaaataaaaaatatttaaataatataaaaataaataaataaattgatatattatctattataaaaattaatatgtaaaataaaaataaataaattttgatgatatattttgatggATAGAATAAAAGAATCAGAGTGATCAAATTGGATTCTaactatttaaatgataaaaaattccCCTTATCATCTCTATATCccacacaatatttttattttattttattttcttaacaaaTATACGGTGTAAAATTGATTGAGtataaaaattcaattaatttaacaaaaaaataaaattaaaaataaaacaggtAGAGTGTGCGGGTGGTTGGATAGCAAATCTCTTACATTATCCattaatgtaataaataaatatattttacttattatttcattttaacttTGC
Protein-coding sequences here:
- the LOC108979710 gene encoding uncharacterized protein LOC108979710 isoform X2; translated protein: MGSQIPMNSDRTRTNWTPAMERYFIDLLLDQVHRGNRMGHTFNKQAWTDMLTMFNAYFGSPYDEKVLKSHYTNLWTQFNDIKILLDQNGFSWDDTKQMVVASHHVWDSYAKAHPEAQSYRNKALMNFDDLCLIYAHTTADGRYSRSSHDLDFDDDIQGLNIGIGVNSLLPASKKHSRKDWTLAMDRYFVKLMLHQLKKGHKVHNTFKNQAWKDMLTLFNGKYGTKYGRSFLKHRYKKLFKYYTDMKRLLEVKGFSWDEKQQKIAAADYAWDTYIKAHPDASQYRKKTLLNCRDLELIFGNAVSNGHFSHFQRGKNFEVEEKEGHSSAGSECQRMIWTSPMDRYFIELLQDQVLSGNKIGHGFVAEAWIEMVKLFNAKFGTHYDKDALKNRYKHLRRQYNDIKVLLEQGGFSWDETREMVTAEDYVWDSYTKVHPDARSYKNTSVPSYHKLCVIYGEEVSNGRHSVSACNADLESEDPDLMIGEDIQCNANSEFSRTHWTPSMDRYLIDIMLEEVHKGKKIDFTFKNQACIDMVMLFRDRFALHYDKDFLKIHYRSLEKQYYDMKNLLDQSGFSWDETRQMVTAYGDVWDAYLKENPDAKSYRNKPKPNYNDLCLIYGNPVSDRGCYQSGQDIGCNGVGARLSNSHHWRTDWTPPMDRYFIDLMLEQVCNGSIVDHKFNKLAWSDMVSKFSAEFGYQYDKDVLKSRFMNLRKRFNDMKTLLDHSGFAWDEMQQMITAEDDLWHGYVKEHPDARTYRNRTLPNFNDLFFIYGSENTGKRSNYSSHTMEAEDCMLGVNIGEEDDQSPANSDPLGINWTRQMDRYFIDLMLEQLHRGNKIYGTYNEQAWTWMIASFNKKFGLICDKDVLEDRYLSLMKEYTDVLNLLNHYGFAWDEIDQTLIADDDVWMAYIKEHPDAIAYRDRILDGYSDLGLIYGNDSWNGRTSSLDIKFETDNNAFGMGINDVGDMQSPSGEFEMSRKRKKRKSASSSTSACTQKVQRTLGEEIQEAAEEKSCLVKTHGGAEEDKDYSSIECIVAALQTVPDMDDELFLEACELLEDERKAKMFVAMDVTARRKWLLKKLRR
- the LOC108979710 gene encoding uncharacterized protein LOC108979710 isoform X1 yields the protein MGSQIPMNSDRTRTNWTPAMERYFIDLLLDQVHRGNRMGHTFNKQAWTDMLTMFNAYFGSPYDEKVLKSHYTNLWTQFNDIKILLDQNGFSWDDTKQMVVASHHVWDSYAKAHPEAQSYRNKALMNFDDLCLIYAHTTADGRYSRSSHDLDFDDDIQGLNIGIGVNSLLPASKKHSRKDWTLAMDRYFVKLMLHQLKKGHKVHNTFKNQAWKDMLTLFNGKYGTKYGRSFLKHRYKKLFKYYTDMKRLLEVKGFSWDEKQQKIAAADYAWDTYIKAHPDASQYRKKTLLNCRDLELIFGNAVSNGHFSHFQRGKNFEVEEKEGHSSAGSECQRMIWTSPMDRYFIELLQDQVLSGNKIGHGFVAEAWIEMVKLFNAKFGTHYDKDALKNRYKHLRRQYNDIKVLLEQGGFSWDETREMVTAEDYVWDSYTKVHPDARSYKNTSVPSYHKLCVIYGEEVSNGRHSVSACNADLESEDPDLMIGEDIQCNANSEFSRTHWTPSMDRYLIDIMLEEVHKGKKIDFTFKNQACIDMVMLFRDRFALHYDKDFLKIHYRSLEKQYYDMKNLLDQSGFSWDETRQMVTAYGDVWDAYLKENPDAKSYRNKPKPNYNDLCLIYGNPVSDRGCYQSGQDIGCNGVEFSEGARLSNSHHWRTDWTPPMDRYFIDLMLEQVCNGSIVDHKFNKLAWSDMVSKFSAEFGYQYDKDVLKSRFMNLRKRFNDMKTLLDHSGFAWDEMQQMITAEDDLWHGYVKEHPDARTYRNRTLPNFNDLFFIYGSENTGKRSNYSSHTMEAEDCMLGVNIGEEDDQSPANSDPLGINWTRQMDRYFIDLMLEQLHRGNKIYGTYNEQAWTWMIASFNKKFGLICDKDVLEDRYLSLMKEYTDVLNLLNHYGFAWDEIDQTLIADDDVWMAYIKEHPDAIAYRDRILDGYSDLGLIYGNDSWNGRTSSLDIKFETDNNAFGMGINDVGDMQSPSGEFEMSRKRKKRKSASSSTSACTQKVQRTLGEEIQEAAEEKSCLVKTHGGAEEDKDYSSIECIVAALQTVPDMDDELFLEACELLEDERKAKMFVAMDVTARRKWLLKKLRR
- the LOC108979710 gene encoding uncharacterized protein LOC108979710 isoform X3, translated to MGYLYQDASQYRKKTLLNCRDLELIFGNAVSNGHFSHFQRGKNFEVEEKEGHSSAGSECQRMIWTSPMDRYFIELLQDQVLSGNKIGHGFVAEAWIEMVKLFNAKFGTHYDKDALKNRYKHLRRQYNDIKVLLEQGGFSWDETREMVTAEDYVWDSYTKVHPDARSYKNTSVPSYHKLCVIYGEEVSNGRHSVSACNADLESEDPDLMIGEDIQCNANSEFSRTHWTPSMDRYLIDIMLEEVHKGKKIDFTFKNQACIDMVMLFRDRFALHYDKDFLKIHYRSLEKQYYDMKNLLDQSGFSWDETRQMVTAYGDVWDAYLKENPDAKSYRNKPKPNYNDLCLIYGNPVSDRGCYQSGQDIGCNGVEFSEGARLSNSHHWRTDWTPPMDRYFIDLMLEQVCNGSIVDHKFNKLAWSDMVSKFSAEFGYQYDKDVLKSRFMNLRKRFNDMKTLLDHSGFAWDEMQQMITAEDDLWHGYVKEHPDARTYRNRTLPNFNDLFFIYGSENTGKRSNYSSHTMEAEDCMLGVNIGEEDDQSPANSDPLGINWTRQMDRYFIDLMLEQLHRGNKIYGTYNEQAWTWMIASFNKKFGLICDKDVLEDRYLSLMKEYTDVLNLLNHYGFAWDEIDQTLIADDDVWMAYIKEHPDAIAYRDRILDGYSDLGLIYGNDSWNGRTSSLDIKFETDNNAFGMGINDVGDMQSPSGEFEMSRKRKKRKSASSSTSACTQKVQRTLGEEIQEAAEEKSCLVKTHGGAEEDKDYSSIECIVAALQTVPDMDDELFLEACELLEDERKAKMFVAMDVTARRKWLLKKLRR